From a region of the Mercurialis annua linkage group LG1-X, ddMerAnnu1.2, whole genome shotgun sequence genome:
- the LOC126664521 gene encoding bifunctional purple acid phosphatase 26-like — MMKLICALLVLLGSLKIGNGGITSSFIRSQWPSIDIPLDNQVFDVPTGYNAPQQVHITQGDYDGKGVIVSWVTPDEPGSNKVQYGVSEKDYDFTAQGTVKNYSFYQYKSGYIHQCLLRDLEYDTKYYYRIGDGDSSRQFWFQTPPMISPDTPYKFGIIGDLGQTYNSLSTLEHFMQSKAEAVLFVGDLSYADRYQYNDVGIRWDSWGRFVEKSTAYTPWMWSAGNHEIDYMPYMGEVTPFKSYLHRYPTPYLASKSSSPLWYAIRRASAHIIVLSCYSPFVKYTPQWTWLQQELKNVNREQTPWLIVLMHVPLYNSNEAHFMEGESMRAVFEKWFIRYKVDVIFAGHVHAYERSYRISNIHYNVSSGDRFPIPDKYAPVYITVGDGGNQEGLAGKFRDPQPDYSAYREASYGHSTLEIKNRTHAFYQWNRNDDGKKVATDAFVLHNQYWATNLRRRKLKKHHLASIDGRIATH, encoded by the exons ATGATGAAGCTGATATGCGCATTGCTTGTGTTGTTGGGTTCGTTGAAGATTGGAAATGGTGGGATTACGAGCTCTTTTATTAGGTCTCAATGGCCGTCCATTGATATTCCTCTTGATAATCAAGTTTTTGATGTTCCCACTGGCTACAATGCACCACAGCAG GTGCATATAACCCAAGGTGACTACGACGGTAAAGGCGTGATTGTCTCATGGGTGACACCAGATGAACCCGGATCCAACAAAGTGCAATATGGTGTTTCAGAGAAAGATTATGATTTCACTGCCCAGGGCACAGTGAAAAACTATTCCTTTTACCAATATAAGTCTGGCTACATTCATCAATGTCTACTCAGGGATCTTGAG TATGACACCAAATACTACTACAGGATTGGGGACGGTGATTCATCTCGGCAATTTTGGTTTCAAACTCCTCCAATGATTAGTCCAGATACTCCTTATAAATTTGGAATAATTG GTGATTTGGGGCAGACCTATAATTCCCTGTCTACGCTTGAGCATTTTATGCAGAGTAAAGCAGAGGCTGTCTTATTTGTTGGGGATCTTTCTTATGCTGATAGATATCAGTATAATGATGTTGGTATAAGGTGGGATTCCTGGGGTCGTTTTGTTGAGAAAAGTACCGCATATACGCCATGGATGTGGTCTGCCGGAAATCATGAGATAGATTACATGCCTTACATG GGAGAAGTAACTCCTTTCAAATCGTATCTTCATCGGTACCCTACCCCTTATTTGGCCTCCAAAAGCAGCAGCCCGCTCTGGTATGCCATTAGACGTGCATCTGCTCATATAATAGTGCTATCCTGCTATTCTCCTTTTG TGAAATACACACCTCAATGGACTTGGCTCCAACAGGAACTCAAAAATGTGAACCGGGAGCAGACACCCTGGCTTATTGTTCTCATGCATGTCCCACTCTACAATAGTAATGAAGCACACTTTATGGAAGGTGAAAGTATGAGAGCAGTCTTTGAGAAATGGTTCATTCGTTACAAAGTTGACGTAATCTTTGCTGGCCATGTCCATGCTTATGAAAGATCG TATCGGATCTCCAATATTCATTACAATGTATCAAGTGGTGACCGTTTTCCAATACCTGACAAATATGCTCCTGTTTACATCACTGTTGGAGATGGTGGAAATCAAGAAGGTCTTGCTGGAAa GTTTAGAGATCCACAGCCAGATTATTCTGCATACAGAGAAGCGAGTTATGGGCATTCCACGTTGGAGATAAAGAATAGGACTCATGCATTCTACCAGTGGAATCGAAACGACGATGGTAAAAAAGTGGCAACTGATGCATTTGTATTGCACAATCAGTATTG GGCAACCAATCTGCGACGGAGAAAGCTGAAGAAGCATCATCTAGCGAGCATTGACGGGCGGATCGCCACTCATTAA